One part of the Solanum dulcamara chromosome 8, daSolDulc1.2, whole genome shotgun sequence genome encodes these proteins:
- the LOC129901225 gene encoding protein RGF1 INDUCIBLE TRANSCRIPTION FACTOR 1-like, whose protein sequence is MGPDEDDNRWPPWLKPLLRERFFVQCKLHADSHKSECNMYCLQCINTPLCSLCLAHHKDHPVIQIRRSSYHDVIRVNEIQKYLDISSVQTYIINSAKVVFLNERPQPRPGKGVTNTCQVCERSLLDSFKFCSLGCKIVGTSTNFVKKKKKPKNSPEKKMLPAAESEDSYSSSSSSHGRRNKIQSFTPSTPPPTSAIYKTAKRRKGIPHRAPTGGLFIEY, encoded by the exons ATG GGACCTGATGAGGATGACAATAGATGGCCTCCATGGTTGAAACCATTATTGAGGGAACGATTCTTTGTTCAATGCAAGTTACACGCTGATTCCCACAAGAGTGAATGCAATATGTATTGCCTTCAATGTATCAATACTCCTCTCTGCTCTCTCTGTTTAGCCCATCACAAAGATCATCCTGTCATTCAG ATAAGGAGGTCATCTTACCATGATGTGATTAGAGTGAATGAGATTCAGAAGTATTTAGACATTTCTTCAGTCCAAACATACATTATCAACAGTGCCAAGGTTGTTTTCTTGAATGAAAGGCCACAGCCTAGGCCTGGAAAAGGGGTCACTAATACCTGTCAAGTATGTGAAAGGAGTCTTCTTGATTCCTTCAAATTCTGCTCTCTTGGTTGTAAG ATTGTTGGGACCTCAACTAATttcgtgaagaagaagaagaagccgAAGAATTCGCCGGAGAAGAAGATGTTGCCGGCGGCGGAATCTGAAGACTCTTACAGTAGTAGCAGCAGCAGCCATGGCCGGCGAAACAAGATTCAGAGTTTCACTCCGTCAACGCCCCCTCCAACTTCTGCTATTTACAAAACGGCCAAGCGTAGAAAGGGAATTCCTCATAGAGCCCCAACAGGAGGACTATTCATAGAATATTAA